The following proteins come from a genomic window of Acanthopagrus latus isolate v.2019 chromosome 5, fAcaLat1.1, whole genome shotgun sequence:
- the LOC119019427 gene encoding perforin-1-like translates to MASSLSLLFLVLCSVSVAQSQLRLFNLRATGLPSDLFGTTDGYVKVFCGSATLGTTSTRKDDANPWWEEEFSYFSAQENDILRLEVHDSDLLFDDLLGVCQRQIKPGTHDHDCYLEEGGTLHYSYTLG, encoded by the coding sequence ATGGCCTCCAGTCTATCGCTCCTCTTCCTGGTCCTGTGCAGTGTGAGTGTGGCTCAGTCCCAGCTCAGGCTGTTTAACCTGCGGGCCACTGGTCTTCCCTCTGACTTGTTTGGGACGACAGATGGCTATGTCAAGGTGTTCTGTGGCTCAGCCACTCTGGGTACAACATCCACCCGTAAGGACGATGCCAACCCCTGGTGGGAGGAGGAGTTTTCCTATTTCAGTGCTCAGGAAAATGACATACTGAGGCTTGAGGTTCATGACAGTGACCTCCTCTTTGATGACCTGCTGGGAGTCTGCCAGCGCCAGATCAAGCCAGGAACCCATGATCATGACTGCTATCTGGAAGAAGGCGGAACCCTTCATTACTCCTATACCCTCGGCTGA